From Carassius auratus strain Wakin chromosome 1, ASM336829v1, whole genome shotgun sequence, the proteins below share one genomic window:
- the LOC113060129 gene encoding cadherin-10-like: MTLSSYSNIFSFKDDGTLLAIEELDRETQDVYDLVVVAVDHGSPQGTNITTVRVSITDVNDNAPVFSSDTYSKSVVVKDAKVGEVLLTLSATDKDAGSNAIISYSFSEASSMVALDAETGDITLTSDLSEVIEDTLLTLTATATDHGAPAKSDEAEVLIYFQISSISESVAFENSSYNFKVKENEPEATIVGKVKALTGSPVVTVSYNIKTHEDVFSVDEEGTIKALRPLDKEEEEWNILTIEAIDSRTPPNTAETTVSVQVENVNEAPVFDAEMYKAEIFSITPYKFPVVKVQASDPDVGESSDLVYSLLEPTSLVEVEANTGQIYVLDASSVGNGLFTLHVKATDKHELFTTTKLEFTVKESESDNIVVLSLNQPVFTVEKKIPEIEDSMKKALGLTVKVLTVRAQDGIEMRTILRESTAKTYISFIAMDSSGAVVEATEVKEKLQSNQNTLKAELEKVFGSDLEFKVEDGSGNNSEDSSQVAVIALGVLLAVSIVGLIIVTTVFLVRNKKMKYVDTDKESFNIGRTNIRSSIDSSFQFSSKKEEAKEVEFSNTRESERYSENNTDLKTGNSISAF; this comes from the exons ATGACTCTTTCTTCTTACAGCAATATCTTCAGCTTCAAAGAT GATGGGACTCTACTAGCAATTGAGGAGCTGGATCGAGAGACAcaagatgtttatgatttggtCGTTGTCGCTGTGGATCATGGGAGCCCACAGGGAACT aaCATCACCACAGTGAGGGTCAGTATCACAGACGTCAATGACAATGCTCCAGTCTTCAGCTCTGACACCTACAGCAAAAGCGTTGTGGTTAAAGACGCCAAGGTTGGAGAAGTGCTGCTGACGCTCTCTGCCACAGATAAAGATGCCGGATCAAACGCAATCATTAGCTACAG TTTCTCTGAAGCGTCTTCCATGGTTGCACTGGATGCTGAAACAGGAGACATCACTTTGACCTCTGACCTAAGTGAGGTCATAGAAGACACACTACTAACCCTTACTGCTACAGCGACAGATCACGGAGCGCCAGCAAAGTCTGATGAAG CCGAAGTCTTGATCTACTTCCAAATTTCCTCCATCTCTGAGAGTGTGGCTTTTGAGAACTCCTCCTACAACTTCAAAGTTAAGGAGAACGAACCTGAGGCCACAATAGTAGGCAAAGTCAAGGCTTTAACAGGGAGTCCAGTGGTTACAGTCAGCTATAACATAAAGACACATGAGGATGTCTTCTCTGTGGATGAGGAAGGAACCATAAAAGCTCTCAGACCACTGgacaaggaggaagaggagtggAACATCCTCACCATTGAGGCCATAGACTCCAGAACTCCTCCAAACACTGCAGAGACAACG GTCAGTGTTCAGGTTGAGAATGTAAATGAGGCTCCTGTGTTTGACGCTGAAATGTACAAGGCAGAAATTTTCAGTATCACTCCATACAAATTCCCTGTAGTGAAGGTCCAG GCATCAGACCCTGATGTTGGCGAGAGCTCAGATTTGGTGTATTCACTACTGGAGCCCACATCTCTGGTGGAAGTGGAGGCAAACACTGGTCAGATCTATGTACTGGATGCATCTAGTGTTGGCAACGGTCTGTTCACTTTACATGTTAAAGCCACTGATAAACATGAACTGTTCACGACTACAAAACTTGAG TTCACGgtgaaagaaagtgaaagtgacaacATCGTGGTGCTCTCTCTAAACCAGCCTGTGTTCACAGTGGAGAAGAAGATACCAGAGATTGAAGA TTCCATGAAGAAAGCTTTAGGTTTGACTGTGAAAGTCCTCACTGTGAGAGCTCAAGATGGGATTGAGATGCGCACCATTCTCCGAGAATCTACAGCCAAGACTTACATCAGCTTCATTGCCATGGACTCCAGTGGTGCTGTCGTTGAAGCCACGGAAGTCAAAGA GAAACTGCAGAGtaatcaaaacactttaaaagcAGAACTGGAGAAAGTGTTTGGTTCTGATTTGGAGTTCAAAGTTGAGGATGGTTCTGGAAACAATTCTGAGGATTCCAGTCAAGTAGCAGTCATCGCACTCGGTGTTCTGCTGGCTGTAAGCATTGTGGGACTTATCATTGTGACAACTGTCTTTCTCGTTAG GAATAAGAAAATGAAGTACGTGGATACTGACAAAGAGAGCTTCAATATTGGAAGAACCAATATCAGATCAAGTATTGACAGTAGTTTTCAGTTTTCCAG TAAAAAAGAAGAAGCCAAAGAG GTTGAGTTCAGTAACACGCGCGAGTCTGAAAGATACTCCGAAAATAATACGGATTTGAAAACTGGAAACAGCATCTCTGCATTTTGA
- the LOC113060054 gene encoding protocadherin-like wing polarity protein stan — protein MALFSMSLYSIFILVFLHVHGVWSDTASSQINCASGSDLQVGSFQEGYEGEVEIINNIGPDDRLVLGDHIFPIGLEFLELIYSDGDTTATIQTKKPLDADELKEHGEKLYYSVNCLNTGLKNIRTLDVQDINDNSPIFQNKTYSATVSETMSVGSDVLRVIATDADVSPENNRITYSILPPAPDEFEVRQDGTIQLKQRLNYNNVQQYTFTVEAKDIGEVSDTATVTITVEDYDNLNPYFDHSLYKASFKENQVGQLSDVTPEAIKAQDGDTGINQPVVYSITEVVPNEYRSNFNIDESSGVISVTSGLDREEYEQTTVYIQATQQDDASKTANAVVSVTIEDENDNSPKFDQDQYTVPIPENSPQGQFVIQTIVTDLDLGGFSGTLQIIPDSVPFSINPDGTILVKSSADLDRETTESFSFQVEAQEKPPSTNKATAEVTIVLLDENDNSPQFTTSNYEGKVFSNQTVGMQVVKVEATDRDEGPNGEISYSIEFGNEKGHFEINENDGVITLVKEITLVDNKIFEFALYVTAKDGGTISRSTSAMVNVKAPGDSHPQFLRDTYQGQVDEDQADADIVKVDFLSLDPMVPVILTVESETDKFSINQDTGVLLTKVKLDFEEKSSYTVQVSISDGTNRDEASVLVEVLDINDNSPEFEIHPATVPIPEDHKVGDDVTSVTATDADSEFNSEVRYTLMGGVGRFSIDQETGVITLAAPLDRETQDEYRLVITAQDQGRPSRSTTTTLDISVDDINDNAPIFSKQHYETKVSEHAEVGSSVIDIMATDKDDGENAVVTYHIVKQEPSSTPLVFTIDEKSGSISLAGKLDYGEAKQYSLEVEGRDGGNPVLNGSTLVTVWVEDVNDKAPVFSKDQYDMSVYENSAGGTALESLEVSDEDEGGFSKGQFIMDSDTFTINSQGLISLRSDATLDRESTDKYNIEVQNHHISSLEPNYNQNVQDKYSFKVGYLHCPL, from the exons ATGGCCTTGTTTTCAATGTctttatattctatatttattttagtttttctgcaTGTTCATGGTGTATGGAGTGATACTG CTTCCTCGCAGATAAACTGTGCATCTGGAAGTGATCTCCAAGTCGGGAGCTTCCAGGAGGGATATGAAG GAGAAGTAGAGATTATCAATAATATCGGACCTGATGATCGTCTGGTGTTGGGGGATCATATCTTTCCCATTGGTTTGGAATTTCTGGAGCTGATTTACTCTGATGGAGACACAACCGCTACTATACAGACCAAAAAACCCCTGGACGCTGATGAACTAAAGGAG CATGGAGAGAAATTATATTATTCAGTCAACTGCTTAAACACAGGG CTGAAAAACATCCGAACATTAGACGTTCAGGACATCAATGACAACTCTCCGATCTTCCAGAACAAAACATACAGCGCTACAGTGTCAGAG ACGATGAGTGTGGGTTCAGATGTGCTCAGGGTGATAGCTACAGATGCAGATGTGTCTCCAGAAAACAACAGAATTACATATTCTATACTG CCTCCAGCACCAGATGAATTTGAAGTGAGACAGGACGGTACCATCCAGCTAAAACAACGTCTGAACTACAACAATGTTCAACAATACACCTTCACTGTGGAAgctaaa GATATAGGAGAAGTCAGTGACACCGCAACAGTTACAATAACGGTTGAAGATTATGACAATCTAAACCCTTATTTTGATCACAGTCTCTATAAAGCATCATTTAAGGAAAACCAG GTAGGACAACTATCAGACGTCACTCCTGAGGCCATAAAAGCTCAAGATGGTGACACGGGCATCAACCAACCTGTAGTTTACAGCATTACAGAAG TCGTTCCTAATGAATATCGGAGCAACTTCAATATTGATGAAAGTTCTGGGGTCATCTCAGTGACATCTGGACTAGACAGAGAGGAATATGAGCAGACAACAGTTTACATACAG GCAACTCAGCAGGATGATGCCAGTAAAACAGCGAATGCTGTGGTGAGCGTCACCATTGAGGACGAGAATGACAATTCACCGAAATTTGACCAGGATCAATACACAGTGCCTATTCCAGAAAATTCACCACAGGGCCAGTTTGTGATTCAGACAATAGTCACTGACCTAGACCTG GGAGGATTCAGTGGGACACTGCAGATTATTCCAGACTCCGTCCCTTTTTCCATCAACCCTGATGGAACTATTCTGGTGAAAAGTTCTGCAGACCTAGACAGAGAGACCACAGAAAGCTTCAGTTTTCAA gttgaaGCACAAGAGAAGCCTCCTTCCACCAACAAAGCAACAGCAGAAGTGACCATTGTCCTCCTGGATGAGAATGACAACAGTCCACAATTTACAACTTCCAATTATGAGGGCAAAGTTTTCAGCAATCAGACTGTTGGAATGCAGGTCGTCAAG GTTGAAGCAACAGATCGGGATGAAGGTCCAAATGGGGAAATCAGCTACTCCATTGAGTTTGGAAATGAGAAAGGTCATTTTGAAATCAATGAGAATGATGGAGTGATTACACTAGTTAAAGAAATCACCCTGGTGGACAACAAAATCTTTGAATTTGCACTCTATGTGACTGCAAAAGATG GGGGTACCATTAGCAGATCAACTTCTGCGATGGTGAATGTCAAGGCACCTGGAGATTCTCATCCTCAGTTCCTTCGGGACACCTACCAGGGACAAGTAGATGAGGATCAGGCAGACGCAGACATTGTGAAG GTTGACTTCCTGTCCCTTGATCCTATGGTTCCTGTCATTTTAACTGTTGAGAGTGAAACCGACAAGTTCTCTATAAACCAGGACACAGGTGTTCTCTTGACCAAAGTCAAACTAGACTTTGAGGAGAAGAGCAGCTACACTGTGCAGGTGTCGATATCGGATGGTACTAACCGGGATGAGGCATCAGTCCTGGTTGAGGTGCTGGACATCAATGACAACAGTCCAGAGTTCGAAATTCACCCTGCAACTGTCCCAATACCAGAGGATCACAAGGTGGGAGATGATGTAACCTCCGTGACAGCCACCGATGCCGATTCAGAGTTTAATAGTGAAGTGCGATACACTCTCATGGGAGGTGTTGGGAGATTTAGTATTGACCAAGAAACAGGAGTGATAACCCTAGCAGCTCCCCTTGACAGGGAGACCCAAGATGAGTACCGCTTAGTGATCACTGCCCAAGATCAGGGTCGCCCGTCACGTTCCACAACCACCACTCTGGACATCTCCGTGGATGACATCAACGACAATGCTCCCATTTTTTCCAAACAACACTATGAGACCAAAGTGTCTGAGCATGCTGAAGTAGGATCAAGCGTCATTGACATCATGGCGACAGACAAGGATGATGGTGAAAATGCTGTTGTGACTTATCACATTGTCAAACAGGAGCCTTCTTCAACACCACTCGTCTTTACCATTGATGAAAAGTCTGGCTCTATAAGCCTAGCTGGAAAGCTGGATTATGGCGAAGCTAAGCAGTACAGTCTAGAGGTGGAGGGACGAGATGGAGGAAACCCCGTTCTCAATGGCAGTACTTTGGTAACTGTGTGGGTTGAGGACGTAAACGATAAAGCTCCTGTGTTCAGTAAGGACCAGTATGACATGTCCGTCTACGAAAACTCTGCAGGTGGAACTGCTCTGGAATCTCTGGAAGTTTCAGATGAGGATGAG GGTGGGTTCTCTAAAGGTCAGTTTATCATGGACAGTGATACGTTCACTATCAACAGTCAAGGATTAATATCACTCAGGAGCGATGCCACCTTGGATAGAGAAAGTACAGACAAATACAATATTGAGGTACAAAACCATCACATCTCATCTCTTGAACCCAACTATAATCAAAATGTTCAGGATAAATACTCATTCAAAGTGGGATACTTGCATTGTCCTCTTTAG